DNA from Paludisphaera mucosa:
CAACCGCCGTCGGTGCTTCCCGGTTCGCCGAGCATCCCGCTTCCGGAGCATTCAGGCAAGCCTCCGGTCGATCCGGCCACGTTCGATGAGCTGGCCTGAATCTTACAGGCACTGACATAGCCGAGGTCACGTCAGAGTTTGTCAGTACCCCGCGGCCGACTTGGGGAACCGCGACGTGTCGACGTAGGTGTACGCGCCGCCGGTCGCCGTGGCCAGCCGCCGCAGGGGGGTGTTCTGGCCCATGTCGCGGCCGAGGCCGAACTCGATGGCCTGGATCCGGCTCTCCTTCGCCTCGCGCAGCAGGGTCTCGACGTTGTCGTTGGTCATCGACGCGGCGTCGGTCAGGAAGAAGATGACCTCGGGCCGATCGACGAGCGCCGTGCGCAGGGCGAGCAGGTGGTCGGTGCCGCCGAAGGGGGCGACGGCGGCGAGCTGGGCCCGCACCCGGGCCTTGTTGGCGGCGGTCGCCGGCATCAGGCCGCGGCGGCCCTGGGCGTCGGTCAGCTTGCGGGCGTTGAGGTCGTAGAACGTGACCGCGAAGTCGACGTCGGGCGGCAGGCGGTCGAGGCTCGCGAGCAGCTCGCGCTTGGCGATGTCCAGGGCGTTGCGGGTGCTCATGCTGCCGGAGCAGTCGATCACGTAGGCGAACGACCGCCCGTGCTCGCGGCTGCCGAAGAACTCGGTCCCCGGGCCGATCCCGCGACCGACCCCGCCGCCGGAGCCGCCGCCGCGACCTTCGCCGCCGCCGACCCCGGAGCCCTCCACGAGCCCCGCCCCCGTGGTCGGCAGGTCGGGCAGGTCGCGGGACAGGGCCGCGTCGGGCTTCACGACGCTCTGGGGCAGGATCTCGTTGAGCAGGGCGTCGGCCGTCGGGTCGCGGACCGGCTTGACCGCCGGCGCGTCGGTCGGCCTCACCGCCATGTCCGGGTCGCCCAGGCCGCCGATCTCCCCCGGCCCGCCGCCGCCTCCGGCTCCCGAGTCGGGCGGTCGGTCGGCGCGGTTGTCGACCGGCCCCAGGTCGCCGCGCATCGCCTTCCGCCCGGTGCCTTCGTCGGTCGGCGTCATGACCGCGGTCAACACCGTCAGCGAGGCGAGTGCCGCGAGGAGAACGTGGAACGCCGTCGACGTCAGCAGCGCCCGCGGGTCGGTGAGCGGCGTTCGCCCCAGCCGGGGCTCATGCGCGGTCGCCATCGTCGGCCTCCGGTTCGAGGAATTCGGGAGCGGGGCCCGGCGGGGCGGGGCGGCCCCGGCGTCGGCCTCGCCGGGCGTCCCGCCCGACCGGCGCGGCCAGGCTCCGCCAGGCGAGGAGCCCGGAGACCGCCGCCAGCCCGACGAACAATCCTACGGTCGCGATCGGCCCCGGCCAGTCGGGAAGCCGCGATTCCTCGGAAGCCGCCTCGACGCGGGTGCTCGGGGTTTCGACGCTCGGCGCGGCGGGGCCGACGATCAGGGGGGCGAGCCGATCGCCGCCGGCCTGGTAGCGGACCCGCCTCAGATACACGCCGGTGAACGACGCGGGCGTCCCCCTGGCGACGGCCTCGCCGCGTTCGGGGGCGGGGAAGAGGATGCAGAGCAGGTCGCCCGAAGGTTCCTCGATCCAGGCCTCGGCGAGCGCGGGGAAGCTGCCGACGGCGTCCTGGCGGAAGACCCGGACGACCCGGCCCGCGACGCGGACGCGCTTGCCGCGGAACTCGTCGGGGCGGTCCCAGAGCGTGCGGAAGGTCGCCGGCCGGGGCGGCGACGAATCGCCGGTCTTGCCGGCGAGCGCCGCATGCTCGGCCGCCAGGTCGCCCAGGCCGAGGGGGGCGTCGTCCTGCCACGCGTCGCTTCGGGGCGTCGCGGCGAGGAGCAGGGTCGCGACGAGCACGAGCCCCGACCGCGGCCTCATGGCGAGGTCCCCGCCGGGGCCAGGCGGACGGCGGCGACCCCGGAGGAGGAGCAGACGGCGATGATCCGCGCGGCGGGCTCGTAGAGCAGGCGGTCGTCGGCGATCAGGCGGACGCGCAGCGGGCGGTCGCCGAGCAGCTCGACGTAGCGGCGGAGCCGCTGGCCGAGCTGCGTCAGGTCGGGGACGGCCGCCTCGCCCAGGCGCAGGGACTTCAGGTCGCCGAGGTCGTCGGCCTCGGCGCGGATGAGCACGTCGTTCTCCAGGTCGACGTCGACGGTCCGCGACGTCGGCCGCGCCATCCCCCGCGGGGCGCTGGGGAGCGCGGCGGGGGTGGTCGGCAGGTGGAGGTCGATGTGGGTCTCGGCGGTCGGCGGCCGGAAGGTCAGGATGAAGAAGGCCAGGAGCTGGAACGCCATGTCGAGCATGGGCGCGACGGGGAAGTAGACGTCGTCGGGGGGGCCGGGGCGGTAGCGCCGCGTCCCCCGGAACTCGTCGTCCTCGGTCGCCGGGGTCGTCGAGAATTGCGGCGCGATGCTCACGGCGCCTCCCGGTTCAGGACGACCAGGCTGAAGTTGGCGAACCCTTGCGACTGGGCGTCGACCAGCGTCTTCCGCACCGCGCCGTACGACGCCTCGCGGTCGGCGCGGAGGACGACGACCGTGGGCAGCTCGCCGCCGGGGTCGGGACCGTTGAATTGGAGACGTAGGGTCGGGACGTCGGACCGGGCCGCGTCGGCGGCCGGCGTCGTCTGGAGCAGTTCCAACCCGGAGCGGCGCGCATCGGCCTGGCGCCTCCACCACGCCGACGCGGCGTCGCCCTGGAGGACCTGGCCGTCGGCCAGCAGGCTCCCCCGGGCGTCGATCGCCGCCGCGAGCCGATCGAGCGCCAGGTCGACGCCGGGGAGGGCGGCGGGGGCGACCGGCAGCCGCACGGCGCGGGTCTCGCCCTCGATCTGGTTGCCGAAGTGGATCAGCATCATGAAGAACGTGATGAGCTGGAGGACCAGGTCCAGCAGCGGCGTCAGGTTCGGGTTCAGGGCGTGCGAGGGGGACGAGCGCGACATGGCGGGCGGCCTCGTCCGGGGTTCACTCGGGATGCGCGGGCGGCAGAGCCGAGCGCGGCCCCGGGACGCTCGACGCCGCCAGCGCGGCGTTGAGCGCGAATGGATGCGGGTGCGAGCCCGGCCCGGCGGGCGCGGGGGCGGGCGGGGCGGGCTCCTGGGCCTTCACGCCGGGGGCGAACTGTTCGAGCAGGGGCTCGGCGGCCATCTCGGCCTCCAGCGACATCCGCGCGATGCGGTTGCGGAAGAGGGCGTAGAAGTAGATCGCCGGGATCGAGATCGCGATCCCTTCGAGGGTCGCGAACAGGGCGGTCGAGATGCCCTCGGCGAGCAGGCTGGCCTGGGGCGCGGTCCCCTTGGTGGCGATGACGCGGAAGGCCTTGATCATGCCGTAGACGGTCCCCACCAGGCCGATCATGGGGCCGAGGGTGCCGACGGTGGCCAGGTAGGTCGTGCGGTGTTCCATCTCCATCGTGGCGTCTTCGTTGGCCATCTCCATCGCCCGACGCGCCGGGGCGACGCCCGCGGGGAGCTTCTGGACGCCCGCGGCGAGCACGCGGGCGAACAGCGAACGGTCGGCCATGAGCCGGGTGTACGCGTCGCCGAACCGCTTCTGATCGAGCAGCTCGCGGGTCTCGCGCACGAGGCTCCTCGGCGCGGCGGCCGAGGTCCGGTAGTGGATGGCCATCCAGACGATCAGGGCGACGAGATAGAACGACATCACCGTGATCAGAACGCCGATCAGCCCCGACGCGCGGATCATCCAGCGCAGGAACGACTCGTCGCCCGATTGGTCGCCGGCCGCCGCCGGCGCCGAGTCGACGGCCTTCGCGGCCGTTCCCGGGGCGTCCTGGGCCGTCGCCCGCTGGGGGGCGAGGCCGAGCCAGACCGCCAGCAGCCCGATCCCGAGCCAGGACGCGATCGCCCCCGCCCGGCCATGCCGTGATTCCATCGCCGCCGGACCTCCCGCCTTCGACGTCTGCCGCCCGCCCATCCCACCTTACTCGATCGCCCCGGTTGGGACAAACGCAACCCCGGCCGGCCGTTCCCGGGGCCCGGCGCGACCCGGGCGATGCGCAGGCCTTTCCTATTTCAGCGATTTCGCCGAGGTCCCCGGCCCGCCGTCGAGCCCCCTCGGGGGCCGGGGCGCAACGAAGCGGGCCTCCCGGCTCGCGGTGGAGCGGGGAGGCCCGAGGGTTTTCAGCTCATGTCGTCTCGTCGAGCGGACGGTCGACCGAGGGGGTTCAGCGGCCGGCGCCGACCTCTTCGAAGGTGGTCTCGGCGGCGGCGGACATCTCCTCGCCCATCTCGCGAAGCTCCTTGCTTTCGGTCTTCGACCGCCACACGGCCCAGGCGACGCCGGCGATGCAGAAGACGCCGACGACGTACAGGGCCCAGGCGTACTCGCCCTTGCCGACGGCCAGGATCGTGGGGATGGCCAGCAGGCTGACCATGTTCATGACCTTGATCAGCGGGTTGAGCGCCGGGCCGGCCGTGTCCTTCAGGGGGTCGCCGACGGTGTCGCCGGTGACGGCCGCCTTGTGCCTCTCCGATCCCTTGCCGGTGGAGGCGGTGCGGGGCTCGTCTTCGATGAGCTTCTTGGCGTTGTCCCACGCGCCTCCGGCGTTCGACATGAAGACGGCCAGCAGCTGGCCGACGATGATCATGCCGGCGAGGAAGCCGCCGAGCGCCTGGGGGCCGAGGAAGATGCCGACCATGATCGGCACCAGGATGGCCAGCAGGGCGGGGCCCACCAGCTCGCTCTGGGCGGCCGAGGTGCAGATGTTGACCACGCGGCCGTAGTCGGGCTTCTTGACGCCGGCCCAGATGTCCTTGTCGCGGAACTGGATCCGGCACTCCTTGACGATCAGGAACGCGGCGCGGCCCACGGCGCGGATCAGCATCGAGCTGAAGAGCAGGGGCACGACGCCGCCGATCAGGGCGCCGATGAAGACCATCGGGGCGGCGACCGAGAGCTTGCCGGCCTCGTTCAGGTAGGCGTTCAGGGGCATCGTGGCCACCTTGTCCTCGCTGCCCACCGCGACGACCGCGATGAAGCTGGAGAACAGGCTCACCGCCGCGATGACGGCCGAGCCGATGGCGATCCCCTTGGTCTCGGCCTTGGTGGTGTTGCCCACCGCGTCGAGGTCGGCCAGGATCTGGCGGGCGCGGTTGTAGTTGACCTCGCCCATCTCCTCCTTGTCGTAGCCCATCTCGCCGATGCCGTTGGCGTTGTCGGCCACCGGGCCGAAGACGTCCATCGAGATCGTGTTGCCGGTCAGGGTCAGCATGCCGATGCCGCACATCGCCACGCCGTAGGCCACGAACAGCGGGCTCGCCCCGTCGTAGATGACCACCGAGAGGAAGATCGCGCCCGCGATGACCAGGGTCGCCACCACCGCCGACTCGTAGCCGACGGCCAGGCCCTGGATGATGTTGGTCGCGTGGCCGGTCTGGCAGCTCTTGGCCAGGCTCTTCACCGGCTCGTACTGGGTGTGGGTGTAGTAGCTCGTCACCTTGTTCAGCGAGATCGCCAGGATGATGCCGATGAGGCAGGTCCAGGCGGGCCGCAGGTCCAGGCCCTTGACCAGGCCCAGGTCGGCCCAGAACGGCTGGGCGGCGAGGATCGGGCCGGTGTAGCCCGCGGTGAAGTCCTTCAGCGAGACGCCCGAGGCCAGGGCCGTCTCGCGGGCCGCGGCGAATTCCGAGGTCACGTTGTAGCCGTAGGCGGCCTGGGGATAGCTGTGGATGTAGGAGTCGTCGAAGTGCAGGTAGGCCAGGCCCAGGGCCATGAAGCCGGCGACGCTGATCATCGAGCCGATCACGAAGCCGCGGTGGACCGAGTGCAGGGCCTCGTCGCTGGTGCTGTCGACGCCGGCGCGGACGCTGTAGGTGCTGATGATCGAGCCCAGGACGCCGATGGCCCGCACGAGCAGCGGGAAGATGACGCCCTTGTGGCCGAAGCTGGCGTAGCCCAGGATCATCGCCGCGACGATCGTGACTTCATAGCTCTCGAAGATGTCGGCCGCCATCCCGGCGCAGTCGCCGACGTTGTCGCCGACGTTGTCGGCGATCGTCGCCGCGTTGCGGGGGTCGTCCTCGGGGATGTTCGCCTCGACCTTGCCCACCAGGTCGGCGCCGACGTCGGCCGCCTTGGTGTAGATGCCGCCGCCGACCCGCATGAACAGGGCCAGCAGCGTGCCGCCGAAGCCGAAGCCCAGCAGCACCTCATAAGCCTTCTCGCCGAAGATGATGAAGATCGCGGTGCCGCCCAGCAGGCCCAGGCCGTCGGTCAGCATGCCGGTGATCGTGCCCGTGCGATAGCCGAGCTGCATCGCGTTGCCGTAGCTCGTCCGGGCCGCGGCGGCCACGCGGAGGTTGCCCCGCACCGCCAGGTTCATGCCGACGAAGCCGACCAGCCACGAGAACAGGGCGCCCACGAAGAACGCCACCGCCCGGCCCACCTGCACCGCGCCCGAGGCCTGGGCCGTGAAGTACAGGATCAGGGTCAGCAGGAAGATGAGCGGGAAGAGGGCCTTCGCCTGCCTCATCAGATAAGCCCACGCCCCCTCGCGGACGGCGTCGGCGACCTCGCGCATCTTGGCCGTCCCCTGGTCGGCGCCCAGGACCTGGCCGACCAGCATCCCCGCGTAGGCCAGGCCGGCCACCGCGATCAGGAGCGTCAGGATGAGGCCCACCTTCTCGGACGTCGCATACTTGGTCATCGGCTCGAACAGCACGACGGAGTGCTCTTCGGCCGCGGCCGGCGCCGGGGCCGCGACGACCGCGGCCGGCGCGACGGCCGGCGGCGCCGGCGCGGCCTCTTGCGCAGCGACCAGTGCGGGGCCCATAAACATCGCGGCCGCCAAGGCCAGCGACCTGAAGCCAATGCAGGGGTGCATGATCCCAATCTCCGGATTTTTCTAAGGTTTTTGAACCGTCGGCTTCGACGGTTGATCGAAGCTGAGGTTGGCTCGGGGCTTTGCCGCCCATGGCCCATTGCAGGCCGAAGTCTCGCGAACCTGAGATGTCGCGGGGGTGGCGTCCAGCCTGGATCCGGCGGCATCGACGCCGCCGGCGGAAGGCCGGCTCCTCACCTTAATTGATTCGTCACGCTTCGCGTCGTTTCTCGAAGTGCGACGAAGTGATTCTGATCCGATTAGACACCACATCGACCGCTTCCGGAAGGGGGATCAGTCGAAATTCGCGAGAATTCGGCCCCCGCCCGCGGCCGCGAAGCCGCCCCGCGACCGCGTCGGCCCGGCCGATATCCATGCAAGTCTAAATATCGGAATGTTTTGGGCCTAGGCCCGTGTGGGCTTGGCGTACGCGGGCGCGCGGCCGGGCGGCGTCGAACGTCCGCATCCGTCCCCGAAAAATCCCCGCCGGGGGCCCGGCGGGCCAGGCCGGGGGCCGGGTCGTCGAATCCGAGACGTTCATAAGAGTCGCTGACGATTTCAAAACATACGTCGCGGGCGAGTCGTTCGACTT
Protein-coding regions in this window:
- a CDS encoding ExbD/TolR family protein produces the protein MSIAPQFSTTPATEDDEFRGTRRYRPGPPDDVYFPVAPMLDMAFQLLAFFILTFRPPTAETHIDLHLPTTPAALPSAPRGMARPTSRTVDVDLENDVLIRAEADDLGDLKSLRLGEAAVPDLTQLGQRLRRYVELLGDRPLRVRLIADDRLLYEPAARIIAVCSSSGVAAVRLAPAGTSP
- a CDS encoding ExbD/TolR family protein yields the protein MSRSSPSHALNPNLTPLLDLVLQLITFFMMLIHFGNQIEGETRAVRLPVAPAALPGVDLALDRLAAAIDARGSLLADGQVLQGDAASAWWRRQADARRSGLELLQTTPAADAARSDVPTLRLQFNGPDPGGELPTVVVLRADREASYGAVRKTLVDAQSQGFANFSLVVLNREAP
- a CDS encoding MotA/TolQ/ExbB proton channel family protein — translated: MESRHGRAGAIASWLGIGLLAVWLGLAPQRATAQDAPGTAAKAVDSAPAAAGDQSGDESFLRWMIRASGLIGVLITVMSFYLVALIVWMAIHYRTSAAAPRSLVRETRELLDQKRFGDAYTRLMADRSLFARVLAAGVQKLPAGVAPARRAMEMANEDATMEMEHRTTYLATVGTLGPMIGLVGTVYGMIKAFRVIATKGTAPQASLLAEGISTALFATLEGIAISIPAIYFYALFRNRIARMSLEAEMAAEPLLEQFAPGVKAQEPAPPAPAPAGPGSHPHPFALNAALAASSVPGPRSALPPAHPE
- a CDS encoding proton/sodium-translocating pyrophosphatase; protein product: MTKYATSEKVGLILTLLIAVAGLAYAGMLVGQVLGADQGTAKMREVADAVREGAWAYLMRQAKALFPLIFLLTLILYFTAQASGAVQVGRAVAFFVGALFSWLVGFVGMNLAVRGNLRVAAAARTSYGNAMQLGYRTGTITGMLTDGLGLLGGTAIFIIFGEKAYEVLLGFGFGGTLLALFMRVGGGIYTKAADVGADLVGKVEANIPEDDPRNAATIADNVGDNVGDCAGMAADIFESYEVTIVAAMILGYASFGHKGVIFPLLVRAIGVLGSIISTYSVRAGVDSTSDEALHSVHRGFVIGSMISVAGFMALGLAYLHFDDSYIHSYPQAAYGYNVTSEFAAARETALASGVSLKDFTAGYTGPILAAQPFWADLGLVKGLDLRPAWTCLIGIILAISLNKVTSYYTHTQYEPVKSLAKSCQTGHATNIIQGLAVGYESAVVATLVIAGAIFLSVVIYDGASPLFVAYGVAMCGIGMLTLTGNTISMDVFGPVADNANGIGEMGYDKEEMGEVNYNRARQILADLDAVGNTTKAETKGIAIGSAVIAAVSLFSSFIAVVAVGSEDKVATMPLNAYLNEAGKLSVAAPMVFIGALIGGVVPLLFSSMLIRAVGRAAFLIVKECRIQFRDKDIWAGVKKPDYGRVVNICTSAAQSELVGPALLAILVPIMVGIFLGPQALGGFLAGMIIVGQLLAVFMSNAGGAWDNAKKLIEDEPRTASTGKGSERHKAAVTGDTVGDPLKDTAGPALNPLIKVMNMVSLLAIPTILAVGKGEYAWALYVVGVFCIAGVAWAVWRSKTESKELREMGEEMSAAAETTFEEVGAGR